CATCGAGAAAAATTCTTGAACTTGAGTTGGGGTAGCTACATTTCTTCTAAGGTTTTTGTAGTGTTTCTGATCTCTGCTTTTCAGATGTTTGTATTTGTTCTGCTTGGTAATCATATACTCGAAATAAGGGGGATGAATACGATTTATTGGATTATACTATTCTCTGCTGCAGCTTGTGCTAACATAATGGGACTAAACCTGTCGTCAGCACTTCGATCAACTGTGGCAATTTATGTAACAGTTCCCTTATTGCTGGTGCCACAGCTGCTATTCAGCGGTGTAATCGTGGACTTTAGAAAGCTTCACCATTCAATATCTAACGATAAGTATGTGCCTCTTATTGGCGATCTGATGATTTCTCGATGGGCCTACGAGGCACTAGCCGTTAGCCAGTTTAAGGACAATACCTTTACGAGGTTCTTCTATGATGTAGATAAGGAGCGCAGTCAGAATAACTACTATTCCAGCATCTATATTCCAATCTTGATGTCGCAGTTGAATGAGCTTCAGCGCGAATACAACCTAAAATCTTTAGATGAAAAATCGTTAAGGAGGTTAGAACTGGTTAATAATGAGTTTGTACTCTTGAGCAAGCGGTTTGGCGATGAAGTTCCAAAACTGAGCCAAAATAGTGTTGCAATAGTAAAAGTTGAACCTCAGTCGATAAAAGAACATAAGCAAATTCTGAATAAGCTCCAAGGCTACTTGTGGCAGAATTACAACCGATTAAGTGTAAAGAAGGATTCCATTTATAGCTCCTTGTTGCACAAGTATAAAACATCAGAACGAATAGTTGCGCTACGCCATAGTTACGAGAACAAGGCTCTTTCTGATTTGGTCTTAAACAAGAGCGGTGTCGCTCAATCAAAAATTGTTGGAACAGAAATAGTTCAGCTTAAGGACCCTGCATATATGGAGCCTACATCGTCTGTAGGGAAGGCTCAGTTTTATGCACCGGTAAAGATTTTGGGCAATTTTAAGATTGATACCAAATGGTTCAATGTTGGCGTAATCTGGCTCTTTACCATCCTTGGATTTATTGCGCTACACGAAAACTGGTTGTTACGTATTATGCAGTATATCGACACTATTAAGTATCGAAAAACCGAGCAGCGAATTTTAAAGCATCGACCAAAATAGTGAGGAGGGTTTTATACCCTCCTTTTTCTTTTTTGCTGGTTCGGTGTAAGAATTCGTGATTAGCAGGAACTATGAATTTGTTCGACTACTTTAATATCTTTACGCGCCAATAAAATAAGGAATATGAAGGGGAAGATAGAGGTAGTACAGCTGTTGAGAGGTTTTGCGGCGTTGTTGGTCTGCTTTTTTCATATGAAGGGAATACTAAACTATGATGGCAAGCAACTTGGACATTTCCTTTTTGCAAGTGGGTCGATAGGGGTTCCGCTCTTTTTTATGATAAGCGGTTTTATTATGGTGGTTACAACCAAAAACAGTACTCCAACGCTTGCTTACGTAAAGAATTTTTACCTGAAAAGAGCCATTCGAATACTACCATTGTACTATCTTCTTACCATTGTTCTGATTGTTGGTCTTGGTCAAGGTCAATTCTATTTTGTTGATCGTTTAGAACGAGCGCTGTCTGCGTTCTTTTTTTTCCCAACATATACAAATCATATAGGTCCGTCATATGGCATGCCTCCTTTAGAAGTCGGCTGGTCTCTCAACTACGAAATCTACTTCTACATTATTCTCGGCATAACAATTTTTTTTGGAAGGTATAGATGGTTAGTGCTGATAGGAACGATGCTTAGCCTAGTTTATATTGTTCCACTTATAACCGATAACAGCATAATGCCTAGTTTATCGGGCTCGTACGGATATGCGTTTTCATACTTGAGCCTAATGACAAATCCAGTTGTTCTTTTTTTTGTTGTAGGTATTCTGATAGGTTTGTTTTATGTGTCAAAGTACAAGGTGAAAAATCTGCTATTGGCGCAATTTGTGGTAGCAGCGGC
This window of the Acetobacteroides hydrogenigenes genome carries:
- a CDS encoding acyltransferase family protein, which gives rise to MKGKIEVVQLLRGFAALLVCFFHMKGILNYDGKQLGHFLFASGSIGVPLFFMISGFIMVVTTKNSTPTLAYVKNFYLKRAIRILPLYYLLTIVLIVGLGQGQFYFVDRLERALSAFFFFPTYTNHIGPSYGMPPLEVGWSLNYEIYFYIILGITIFFGRYRWLVLIGTMLSLVYIVPLITDNSIMPSLSGSYGYAFSYLSLMTNPVVLFFVVGILIGLFYVSKYKVKNLLLAQFVVAAAILTFVLAYFGAYKFQAGYYSNMFICGFLLFALLLRSKVKPYELAKPLVFLGDISYSLYLVHPLVIIFLPRIFLFFKADILLLKPWYFFIASTAVIGLSCLSYFLIEKRLCNRLSSYFVR